acttgatgctgaagctgaagctccaatactttggccacctgatgcgaagagctgactccttagaaaagaccctgatgctgggaaagattgaaggcaggaagagaaggggatgacagaggatgagacggttggatggcatcactgacttgatggacatgagtttgagcaagctctgggagttggtgatggacagggaagcctggcagtccatggggtcgcaaagagttggacacgactgagcgactgaactgaactgatgctgcccacaagcacataGACCCCATACCAGTTTGACTTGAAGGCTGACGATATGCACTTCTGCTTACTTCATACCAACGCATTAGAAGAATGTCCACGAGCTGATCATGCCCTCTTTAAGCAATGACTAGAAAACTTGTCACTGTCTTCCCCAAGTTGGAGACACATGGTTTTGAGAGCATGAGCCCTCTGTATCCCCCTTTACCTGGTAAAGCAAGAAAGCTACCCTTTCCGGTAGAAAAGGTATAGTATTTGGGTGAGGTATCACCCAaaactgtctctgagatttgattctGCACCAGtatacagagaagctgagctttcagCATTACAAAAAGTCCCTCTAAAAAAACACCCTTGTCATAATGTCACCCGTGGCTTATACCAGTTTCACCTCCCTGCCCTGGCATGCGAAGAACCAAGCATGTAGAGCAATTAGCATTTAATATTTGGTAATTAGCATGCTTAATGTGATTCAGAAAAGTTCCTTGACATTTTCACAAAATCAGAAAGCACATTCCCGCCCACCTTTCAAGGAGCGAGGCCCagtttgtcaaaaaaaaaacaaaaccaaaaacaaaaaccctgtgTGCCAGTCTTTTTTGGTGCTGAATATGCATGTGTTGGTCTCCTCCGGGACACTGCTGGTAAATTTAGAAACTCGGTTAGAAAAGAACTCTCTCATTCAGCAGCCATACGCCCAAGGATCAGAGAATCTAAGGGGAAATGCCTAAATCGAGCTTAAGTCCTGGGGCTGTGATGGCTCTTCTCAAGTAAATAAAACCCTCGTTGTGCCCCCGACCAAGCACACTGCTGTGCTGAAGTCCAACACGGACCCAAATTTGCGGACGCGGTAAAGATGATACATTCATTCTACTCTAGCTCCAGCGAAACAACGTAACTCTTCTTTCGACAGTGTAGCCACCCGGTCCAGTGTTTCCAGCCCAAGGGTTCAAGCCGGCAGCCCTGACGCCTCGGCGCTCCGACACGCCGCGCCGGGCCCGAGATGTCAGCTCAGGTTTCCCTTGCGGAGTCGGGTACCCCTCACTCCCTCTCGGGCCAGTCTGTGCCTCCCCGAGCCCGGCCCCACGTGGCCCAGGGAAGCTGCCTCACTAGCCTGCTGCCGCAGACGGACGGCCCGCCGCAGCCACTGGACGCCGTGCTGCATGTCGGAGACCAATGAGTGCGCTCGGACgccggagggggcggggccgccgGGCTGCCGCGCACGGGCGCCGCCACTGGAGGGCTTGGGGCCCGCCCCTGGCaacaggccccgccccgccggccggGTTAGGTTGCCGCGCGGGCGGCGGGCGGAGTTGGTCCCGTTGTGCTGCGGCTCCGCGCGGCCTGCAGTCCCGGGCCCGCGCCCCGCACCGCCAGCCCGCCCGCCCGCCATGGAGCCTAGCCCCGACGGCcccgccgcccccggccccgctgCCATCCGCGAGGGCTGGTTCCGCGAGACGTGCAGCCTGTGGCCCGGCCAGGCCCTGTCTCTGCAGGTGGAGCAGCTGCTACACCATCAACGCTCGCGGTACCAGGATATCCTCGTCTTCCGCAGGTACCCGCGCCCTCCCGGCCCCGCGCCCCGGCCGCCCGGCCCCGCGCAGCCCGCCGGCACTCCAGCCCTGGGCTCGGCCCAGCCTGACCCTCTTCCTGCCGGACCCCTGTCTTGCGCGCTTTACCTCCGGACGCCCCCGGCCGTCTCTGCCCGCTCCTTCCCCTGCAAAACTGTCAGAAGTTCTCGTGAGCTAGGCCCGTCTCTTCCCTCCGTCCCCTCCCCAACCCGCATCCTTCTCGCTGGGCTGGGGACCGGCTTTTCGGGCGGTCCACCTCGGCGGGGAGGGAGCCGGAATCTGCGCCGACCCGCTGCGCCGAGCTCCACGTGTCAGTCCCGGACACGTCAGAGCCGGGACCCCGCGTCCAGCCTCCACCCAGCGGGCCCGCCCGCCGATCCTCGCCACGTGTCACCCCCCGGACTCACCCCTGGAGCCCCCTCGGCAGGTTGGGAGAGATTCTTCTCACCCTGGGCGAGTGGGGGGCACGTCGCCCCCTTCCCGTGGAGCCCAGGTCGCTGACTGTCACTCCTGCCCTCAGTAAGAGCTACGGGAATGTGCTGGTGTTGGACGGCGTTATCCAGTGCACGGAGAGGGACGAGTTCTCCTACCAGGAGATGATCGCCAACCTGCCCCTCTGCAGTCACCCCAACCCACGCAAGGTACCCCATCCCAGCTAGATCCAGCCCTGGGCCCAGGGATAGCCCCACAGAACAGTGCTGGGGGCCCCAGGAGTGCCCAGTGCTCAGCCCTCCCCAAAAGGTTGTCAGAGAAGTGATAGTGGGGACGAGGGGCCTAGAGGGGAGGAGCTGCCCATTTCACAAGGGGTAGGGGCTAACACCGGGGCTGAGGGTGGACAAGGGGGAAAGGGGACAAAGTGGAAGATGAAGTGATTAAGTCTGTGACACCGGGGAGCTGAGAAATTGTTCCAGGGAGCTCTGTCTGCTCAGTGCCGTTTAGAGGGCAGAGAGGCCGGCCACTAACTCCTGCTGGAGCCTATTTGGTGGGGCTCCTGCCCTGCTCCTGGCTGATTCTTCCTCCCCTTGGCAGGTGCTGATCATTGGGGGAGGGGACGGAGGCGTCCTGCGGGAGGTGGTCAAGCATTCCTCTGTGGAGTCCGTGGTCCAGTGCGAGATTGACGAGGTGAGCGCACAGCTGGGTGGGTCTGGGTTCAAGCCCCAGTTTGCCCTGAACTGGCTGTTTACCAccgggcaagttgcttaacctttcCAGGCCTGTTTCTTGGTCTCAAAAGCACGTTGGAGGCTTCAGTAGGAAAAGCAGACAGGAAAGCACTTGGTACACAGTAGGTGTGCCGCTGATGCTATTTCTTAGTAACTCTGAGAGCTGATGCTTTGCAGAAGTCCCAGGGCACTCCTGTCCTTTACAGCAGCTGGGGACTTTCATGAGCATTTAGGTGCCAGATTCACTGGTGCATCAGCAGGTCTAGTCCTGCCTCCTTGGAGTTGACATTCAACTTAGGAGTCAAAGGGTTATCTGATAAAAGGTGTGTGTAGTGAGACATACAGGCCAGGTGGAATTCCAGCCCTCTGAAATAGTAAGGAAGCCACTCTCCTGGGGCACTTGGGTTTGGGGAGGGGAAGCAGGGGTCATGGAGGTGTGGGCCAAGCTGCTGGTGGTAGTCAGCCCTCTGAGAAGAGGAGGTACCAAGCTGCTCCCTGCTGTACAGATGTgcaaactgaagttcagaaagaATGGCTTGTCTAAGGTGAATCAGGCTCTGCGAAGGGGTCCCACTCAACTCTGGCTCCAGGGTCCATAACCCCTGTGGCCCAACCTGTGacctcctgtcccctccccaggaTGTCATTCAAGTCTCCAAGAAGTTCCTGCCCAGCATGGCTGTTGGCTACTCCAGCTCAAAGCTGACCCTACACGTGGGTGATGGTTTTGAGTTCATGAAACAGAACCAGGACGCCTTCGACGTCATCATCACTGACTCCTCAGATCCCATGGGTAAGCTGGTTGGCCTGGGGCCTCTGGCAGCCACCAGAGGGGAGGCCAGCATCTCCATCTGTGTCCCAAGTCCGAGTTGCAGAATAGAGGGCGGAGGGGCCCTCCAGAACTAGTGCAGCTCTTTTCCCTTCTGAGGTGTCACCTACCCTCTCAAACATGGCTCAGCAGAGTAGGGGCACTAGGCTACTGCCCAGAGTTGGTTGAGAGCCTGGAGGAGAGTGGGGCCTTGGTCCACTGAGGCCCTAGTTTCCTTCTCAGTCTCCTCTCTGCCCCTGACAGGCCAGCATCAGGATGTGTGCAGGGatctcatcttttttcttttcttttttaacacttagtttttatttggctgcactgggtcttagttgcagcacgtgggatctagtttccccactggggatcaaactcgagccccctgcattaggaatgcagtcttagccactggactaccagggaagttccatgtgATATAGTCTTAAACCAAGGCCCAGGCTGGAGACTGCCCTGATGCAGTGCTGACAGGAATCCCGCAGGAATGGGGTTAAAACGTAGAGCCCCTCCACACTGGGGCACTGGATCCCTGCGCCCCTCCAAAGCACCCTCTTCATGGTTGATTTCTGAGTTCCACAGGCCTGGCTTTCaactcccagctctgccccctgGTGGCTGTGTATCTTGGGGTGAGAGTGGCCCCCATGCCCCCAGAGGCAGGCTCAGGCGGTGTCCCTTGGTGCttgtcccctgccccctccccgccgttcccccccccgccacccgccGCCTCTGCAGGTCCTGCTGAGAGCCTCTTCAAGGAGTCCTACTACCAGCTCATGAAGACTGCCCTCAAGGAGGACGGCATTCTCTGCTGCCAGGGTGAGGGGGCTAGGGTGGACTGGGTGCTGCTGGGCGAGCCGGGCTCCTGCCGGGAGGGGTCCGGCTGGGGCTGGACCAGGCGCCGCCCCCGGCCAGCGCTGACGTCGTCTGGCCGCCTGCGCCCCTCCCCCCACGCGCCGTAGGTGAGTGCCAGTGGCTGCACCTGGACCTCATCAAGGAGATGCGGCAGTTCTGCAAGGCTCTCTTCCCGGTGGTGGACTACGCCTACTGCACCATCCCCACCTACCCCAGCGGCCAGATCGGCTTCATGCTGTGCAGCAAGAACCCAGTGAGCCAAAGCGGGCTGGCCCCCGGGTGGGCgcgggagcctggcaggtgggcCAGGAGAGCATGTCTCTGAGACACACCCCTGTCCCCAGAGCACCAACTTCCGGGAGCCCTTGCAGCTGCTGATGCAGAAGCAGGTGGAAGAGATGCAGCTGAAATACTACAACTCCGATGTGCACCGGGCAGCCTTCGTCCTGCCTGAATTTGCCCGGAAGGTgagccccaccccaaccccgaGGGGCAGGGGGTACCCAGGGCTCCCTGAAGGGCCATCTTGCTCACCCCCCCAAGCCCAGCCCCCTCCTGATGAGGTCTTGTGTCCTTCCAGGCCCTGAATGATGTGAGCTGAGCCCGGGTACTGCTGCTGACGCCGCCCACGACCTCGGACAGGGAGCCTCTGGGGCACCTGGGTCCCGCCAGCCCTGGACAAGACTCCTGCTGGCTTGCCCACCAACTGACTGTTACAGGCCCCAGAACGCTGTCCGGCTGGTCCTGCCGGGTGGACTGTCTGTCTTCCTCTGGGTGGCGTTCAGCCACCAAACCTATACCAGCTGTGTACAGCATCTCCCCCACCTCTGTTGCCCCTCACTCACCAAACACATGTATTTATAACAAAATTCTGGATTGTGTGTCCCTGGACTTCAGATGGGCTCAGGCAAGGGCTACCTCAGCCATTGGTGGGTTCTCCTGTGTGCCAGACCCTGAGTTGGACCCCCTGTCTGGCCTCCAAGTATCTGCTGTGGGAGCAGGCAGGCTTctccctgtgtgaccttgggccagcccCTTGAGCTTTGTAGGACCCAGAGATGCAACAGTCATCGCACTGGCCCAAGTCTGTCCTGAGAAACGGCCCTTAATCATTCCATCTTCAAGCCCCACACAAGGTTGGTGGCGTTAGACCCGTGGGGTCTGGGCTGGGGAGTTGTCAAAATCAAGGGATTTGCCTTCCCTTGGGGCTGCACAGCAGGGCTCTCAGAAGAATCTGGGCCAGGTCCCATCGTGGGGAAGGTGGTGGCGATGACCCCAGAGGTAGCTGTCTGGAGCTTGGTTGGGATCCACTTCCTTAGGCGTGCACATTTGGTACCTGTACTTGGCTCAGATtttagacctgggttcaaatcctgcctcccCTCCTCATGAGTGTGCCCTCTGGTAAGTTCCTAGAAACTTCCCCCAAGTGTTGAGAGGCTGAGAAAGCAGGTGCGGGCAGCTGCCCATGAGGACTCTGTGGGCGCAGGACTGTCCCCTCTCCAAGGTGCTGAAGCTGCAGAAGCCTCAGCCCTCCTGGCTGCCAGGACTGGGGCTCTGGTGGTGGGACCAGAGTCACCACAACAGTGTACAGATTGGGGAAGGGGGCCTTTAGCCCACTCCTGACTCAGGATTGGGAAGGAAAGTCCTCACTCCTTGCAAGAGCTGGCCTCACCAATCCCGACCCCACATCTGCCCTCGGCAGCGGTGTGGCCAGGAAACATGTTAACTGAGAGACTGAGGGGCCAGGGAGCAGGACAAGAGAGTCACTCCAGGATGGTGGTAGTTCGAGGGTCCCCCCAACCCGCCCCTACCCTGGGCACCCAGTTTGGAGTCCCCTCCCAGCAGGGGCTAAGACTGCAGTCATAATGGGAGTGGGAACAGGGGTGCGACTGCCACCTACTcctttggtggcctcaggccaGTCACCACCCTCTCTGGGCTTCTCCATGGTACTGAAGCTCTTGGACTGTGAGCACTTTTTGATATTCATCCCTGGTCAGCAAGTCTGACCCCAAGCTGAGTTCCCCATTCCACTCTGAGTCTTCCTCCCTGGGAGGCCCGGTGAAGTCAGGACTTATCTGGGCTACAAGGTGAGTACCAGGCAAAGGAAGACTAGTGATGGCCAGTTGAGGAGCACTGTCCTGTCACCTGCTTTAATTCCTTTAACCTTAAGGAAGGAAGGTAGATGCTATTAACTCCACATAACATCAGGTGACCTGCCAAGGCCACACCAGGCTGTAGGCCTCCTAGGAGCTGCTCCACTCCATATGCAGAGGCAGCTCAGCTTAAGGACCCTGGTGCTCCCAGCAGGGTGTCTGCCCGGACCTCCACTCTTCGTGCCCCACCTCCCCGTCTTAGGCCCGTCAGTGACCAAGCTCCAGGAGGGCCCATCTTGAGTATGATCAGAGGAATGAAGGAAGGCAGTGAaaatgggttccatctctggggaCACTAGAGCTGGGTCACACTGACTGacttaaaagtgttagttgctcagtcatgtccaactctgcagtcccatggactgtagcctgccaggctcatctgtgcatggaattctctaggagaaaatactggagtgggttcccatgctctactccagggtatcttcccaacgcagggatcaaaccctaggctgccacactgcaggcagattctttactgtctgagccatcagggaagcttgtGACTTAGATATAACTCCTGACTCAGTtatcctgtctgtaaaatgggagcaatTGTCCTAAACGGTTACAAGGTTTCATCAAGGAGCACATGTCAGATGGTTCTCACTGAGCTTGTGGaaatcagaattctttctcagggcAGGGGAAGAAGAAATGGCCCAGGCTGCAAAATAGCAGCAAGAATGCATGACCTGGGACTGCCCTGGtcatccagtgcttaagaatccacctgccagacaggggacttggatttgatccctgctctgggaagactcaaaacacaattaaaaaaaaaaaaaaaagcctgacctGGAAGTAGAGGGTATCTGCTGTGTAAATACCTCCACTTCTCCAATGTGGGTGAAGTCTGTGTACATCTCAAAAGGATGGGTCTTCAGGAAAAGCACTGACCCCACAGCTGGGTGGATGTGATGTGGACACAGACTCATCTGCAGAAGCTGGTGTTTCGTGGAGACGTGAGTCGAATCTTCTCAAGTCCCAAAAATCCAGAAGAGGGCCATGAACAAGTCTAATCTCTGATATGGAGAATAGAATAAGAATCCTATCTAGAATCCTGAAGTTCAGGTATTAAAAtcagccctgcccccactttAAGGACTCCAATAGTTCCCACCTGAGTTGTTAGGAGAAAAATAGCCCCTCTGTGTGACCACTCTTCTCCTCAGAGGCTGCCGCATTCACCTCTTCCATTGATTATTTTAGTATTTACCGTCATGACTCTAAACAGTA
The Ovis canadensis isolate MfBH-ARS-UI-01 breed Bighorn chromosome 12, ARS-UI_OviCan_v2, whole genome shotgun sequence genome window above contains:
- the SRM gene encoding spermidine synthase, with protein sequence MEPSPDGPAAPGPAAIREGWFRETCSLWPGQALSLQVEQLLHHQRSRYQDILVFRSKSYGNVLVLDGVIQCTERDEFSYQEMIANLPLCSHPNPRKVLIIGGGDGGVLREVVKHSSVESVVQCEIDEDVIQVSKKFLPSMAVGYSSSKLTLHVGDGFEFMKQNQDAFDVIITDSSDPMGPAESLFKESYYQLMKTALKEDGILCCQGECQWLHLDLIKEMRQFCKALFPVVDYAYCTIPTYPSGQIGFMLCSKNPSTNFREPLQLLMQKQVEEMQLKYYNSDVHRAAFVLPEFARKALNDVS